From one Ferrovibrio sp. MS7 genomic stretch:
- a CDS encoding ABC transporter ATP-binding protein, with translation MSKVSVPASGEGHLVVDGLTVTYASSRGNLTALQEVSLEVGSGEFVAVLGPSGCGKSTLLRIASGLLPPTKGRVMLGGKPVDGPRQDVGIVFQQPTLLPWKTVLENVLVPIRSLKLPLEAGRKRAEELLELVGLAKFAQHHPYELSGGMQQRVGIARGLVHNPTLLLMDEPFGALDAMTREHMTLELQSLWWQARKSVLFITHSIPEAVFLADRIIVLSSRPGQVMETITVDIPRPRRVQSMGEPQFAAICNYLRGLFGSHGAID, from the coding sequence GTGAGCAAAGTATCTGTACCTGCGTCCGGTGAAGGCCATCTCGTTGTCGATGGCCTCACCGTCACCTATGCCTCCTCGCGCGGCAACCTCACTGCTTTGCAGGAGGTGTCGCTCGAGGTAGGCAGCGGCGAATTCGTCGCCGTGCTGGGGCCTTCGGGCTGCGGCAAGTCCACTTTGCTGCGTATTGCCTCCGGCCTGCTGCCGCCGACCAAGGGGCGCGTGATGTTGGGCGGCAAACCGGTCGATGGGCCACGCCAGGATGTCGGCATCGTGTTCCAGCAGCCGACCCTGTTGCCGTGGAAGACGGTGCTGGAAAACGTGCTGGTGCCGATCCGCAGCCTGAAACTGCCGCTGGAAGCCGGCCGCAAGCGGGCCGAGGAATTGCTCGAACTGGTGGGCCTGGCGAAATTCGCCCAGCATCATCCCTATGAGCTTTCCGGCGGCATGCAGCAGCGCGTCGGCATCGCGCGCGGCCTGGTGCATAACCCGACCTTGTTGCTGATGGATGAACCCTTTGGCGCGCTGGATGCGATGACGCGCGAGCATATGACCCTGGAATTGCAGTCGCTGTGGTGGCAGGCGCGCAAATCAGTGCTGTTCATCACCCATTCGATTCCCGAGGCCGTGTTCCTGGCCGACCGCATCATCGTGTTGTCGTCGCGCCCGGGCCAGGTGATGGAAACCATCACCGTGGATATCCCGCGGCCGCGCCGTGTCCAGTCGATGGGCGAGCCGCAATTCGCCGCCATCTGCAACTACTTGCGCGGGCTGTTCGGCAGCCATGGCGCCATCGATTGA
- a CDS encoding (2Fe-2S)-binding protein — protein MGKAKYYLVATRVTITEPCCNSEVRRLQPAIPIASPVTIDDARHRDAWGETRINGAVVQLRGEQRMAVAAFLRDVLDLKGTKIGCGNGECGACTIVVNGDAVCSCLLPLHRLDGAEVVTIEGLSQDGALHPIQAALKDFGAFQCGYCTPGVTMSLFALFSADPQPEEMAVLEALQGNICRCSGYVKLLEAVDALRRSVAE, from the coding sequence TTGGGCAAGGCCAAATATTATTTGGTTGCGACGCGTGTCACAATAACGGAGCCTTGCTGCAACAGCGAGGTAAGACGATTGCAACCAGCCATACCCATCGCGTCGCCTGTGACAATCGACGATGCCCGGCACCGTGATGCCTGGGGTGAAACCCGCATCAATGGCGCTGTTGTGCAGTTGCGTGGTGAGCAGCGCATGGCAGTGGCGGCTTTTTTGCGCGATGTGCTTGATCTAAAAGGCACCAAGATCGGTTGCGGCAATGGTGAATGCGGTGCCTGCACCATCGTGGTGAATGGCGATGCGGTCTGTTCATGCCTGTTGCCGCTGCATCGGCTCGATGGCGCAGAGGTCGTCACCATCGAAGGTTTGTCGCAGGATGGTGCGCTGCATCCAATTCAGGCAGCTTTGAAAGACTTTGGCGCTTTTCAGTGCGGTTACTGTACGCCCGGCGTCACAATGTCGCTATTCGCGCTTTTCTCTGCCGATCCTCAACCGGAGGAAATGGCGGTGCTGGAGGCGCTGCAGGGCAACATCTGCCGCTGCTCCGGTTATGTGAAGCTGCTGGAAGCTGTGGATGCTTTGCGCCGCAGCGTGGCCGAATGA
- a CDS encoding ABC transporter permease, whose amino-acid sequence MKNGMLQYGLPVLSMSLFFVFWHNAIDWFAVPAYLLPGPLDVAKTLWIGYAGGRFWPHLGITLYEMVVGYAIGCTAALVLGALVAESRIIDRLVYPFIISLQSMPKAALAPLLIVWFGFGPASKIVMVALICFFPTFVNSVTGLRAANQDLLDLYRACRASRLSIFFNVKLPTAASSIFAGLQISVVLALIGAVVAEFIAAQKGLGYLIQSSTLNFDVATMFAAIISLAFVGIVATTVIRVIQAKVVFWDGGRPRASTQAETA is encoded by the coding sequence ATGAAGAATGGAATGCTGCAATACGGCCTGCCCGTGCTCTCGATGTCGCTGTTCTTCGTCTTCTGGCACAATGCCATCGACTGGTTCGCGGTGCCGGCCTATCTGCTGCCGGGGCCGCTGGATGTGGCCAAGACCTTGTGGATCGGCTATGCCGGCGGCCGTTTCTGGCCGCATCTCGGCATCACGCTCTATGAAATGGTGGTGGGCTATGCCATCGGCTGCACGGCGGCCCTGGTGCTCGGCGCACTGGTGGCGGAATCGCGCATCATCGATCGCCTGGTCTATCCTTTCATCATCAGCCTGCAATCCATGCCCAAGGCGGCATTAGCGCCGCTGCTGATCGTGTGGTTCGGCTTCGGCCCGGCCTCGAAGATCGTCATGGTGGCGCTGATCTGCTTCTTCCCCACTTTCGTCAACAGCGTTACTGGCTTGCGCGCCGCGAACCAGGATTTGCTGGATCTCTACCGCGCCTGCCGCGCCTCGCGCTTGTCGATCTTCTTCAACGTCAAGCTGCCGACGGCGGCCAGTTCCATCTTTGCCGGCCTGCAGATTTCCGTGGTACTGGCACTGATCGGTGCGGTGGTTGCCGAATTCATCGCGGCGCAGAAGGGCCTAGGCTACCTGATCCAGTCTTCCACGCTGAATTTCGATGTCGCCACCATGTTCGCCGCGATCATCTCGCTGGCTTTTGTCGGCATCGTGGCAACCACGGTGATCCGCGTCATTCAGGCCAAGGTGGTGTTCTGGGATGGTGGCCGTCCGCGTGCCTCGACGCAGGCGGAAACCGCATGA
- a CDS encoding Rieske 2Fe-2S domain-containing protein, translating into MADHTSSSNQAPKRGSLASRRLPAEGENGVFSQSWFPVALATDLHAERPLGLDFLDGRIVVYREPGGTVVALSAYCPHVGADLSAGRIVDGRIQCAFHHWEYDATGKCVKTGIGDRPPPRACLFKFPTRERYGIIWVFNGEEPLFELPDFPYADDEMEMLNYKAERPLRSDPWVFAANTPDIQHLKVVHKMQFQVSDPHELMIWHDYGVEFPYKAVHQGNVPMENTAAIRGTSIFYRWGKYGDFWRGTITGFGLPRPGHNMVFNCNMVLKGPQAREQLENLLVVSKRTISEDWELLDGISFREGMLTPGDRSLARFLQYLRGYPRAHPSSEFIR; encoded by the coding sequence ATGGCGGATCATACCAGCAGCTCTAACCAGGCACCCAAGCGCGGCAGCCTGGCTTCGCGCCGCCTGCCGGCGGAAGGCGAGAATGGCGTGTTCTCGCAATCCTGGTTTCCGGTGGCATTGGCCACCGACCTGCATGCGGAGCGGCCGCTGGGGTTGGATTTCCTCGATGGCCGCATCGTGGTCTACCGTGAGCCCGGTGGCACCGTGGTAGCGCTCAGCGCCTATTGCCCGCATGTCGGCGCCGATCTTTCCGCCGGCCGCATCGTCGATGGCCGCATCCAGTGCGCTTTCCATCATTGGGAATATGATGCCACTGGCAAATGCGTGAAAACCGGCATCGGCGACCGGCCGCCGCCGCGCGCCTGCCTGTTCAAGTTCCCGACCCGCGAACGCTACGGCATTATCTGGGTGTTCAACGGCGAGGAGCCGCTGTTTGAATTGCCGGATTTCCCCTACGCCGACGATGAAATGGAGATGCTGAACTACAAGGCGGAGCGTCCGTTGCGCTCAGACCCTTGGGTATTTGCCGCCAACACGCCGGATATTCAGCATCTCAAGGTCGTGCACAAGATGCAGTTCCAGGTCTCCGACCCGCATGAACTGATGATCTGGCACGATTACGGCGTCGAGTTCCCCTACAAGGCAGTGCACCAGGGCAATGTGCCGATGGAGAATACCGCCGCCATCCGTGGCACCAGCATTTTCTACCGCTGGGGCAAGTATGGCGATTTCTGGCGTGGCACCATCACTGGCTTCGGCCTGCCGCGGCCCGGCCACAACATGGTGTTCAATTGCAACATGGTGCTGAAGGGGCCGCAGGCGCGTGAGCAGCTCGAAAACCTGCTGGTGGTGAGCAAGCGCACCATCTCGGAAGACTGGGAATTGCTTGATGGCATCAGCTTCCGTGAAGGCATGCTGACCCCGGGCGACCGTTCGCTTGCCCGTTTCCTGCAATATCTGCGCGGCTATCCGCGGGCGCATCCGTCTTCTGAATTCATCCGCTGA
- a CDS encoding IclR family transcriptional regulator: MAEDSSIKSADKEQGVAAVERAFTIMNAFTVRDVSLSLHELAERTGLYKSTILRLISSLERWGCMHRLQDGRYQLGPRLMNWSRIYQSSLRLDQHVLPVLKLLVSETGEGASYFKREGDMRVCLYRVNSERAIQEYVTQGDMLPLGRGAAGRIMLDYANVEQTGMPTRSPVYVSFGETDPEVTALAAPVFESMNALAGSIAVSGPRSRMTRTVIDYIAECLLRAATDLTQRLGGDPALFRNASLPFGPGDSTAA, encoded by the coding sequence ATGGCAGAAGACAGCAGCATCAAGTCGGCAGACAAAGAACAGGGCGTGGCGGCGGTCGAGCGCGCATTCACCATCATGAATGCCTTCACCGTGCGCGATGTGTCGCTGTCGTTGCATGAACTCGCCGAGCGCACCGGGCTCTACAAGAGCACCATCTTGCGCCTGATCTCGTCGTTGGAGCGCTGGGGCTGCATGCATCGCCTGCAGGATGGCCGCTATCAGCTCGGGCCGCGCCTGATGAACTGGAGCCGCATCTACCAGAGTTCGCTGCGGCTGGATCAGCATGTGCTGCCGGTGCTGAAACTGCTGGTCAGCGAGACCGGCGAGGGTGCTTCCTATTTCAAGCGCGAAGGCGACATGCGCGTCTGCCTCTATCGCGTCAATTCCGAACGCGCCATCCAGGAATATGTTACCCAGGGCGACATGCTGCCACTGGGCCGTGGTGCGGCGGGCCGCATCATGCTGGATTATGCCAATGTCGAGCAGACTGGCATGCCGACGCGCTCGCCGGTCTATGTCTCCTTCGGCGAGACCGATCCGGAAGTTACCGCACTGGCGGCGCCGGTTTTCGAATCGATGAATGCGCTGGCTGGCTCCATCGCCGTATCGGGGCCGCGCAGCCGCATGACCCGCACGGTTATCGACTATATCGCCGAATGCCTGCTGCGCGCCGCCACCGATCTGACCCAGCGGCTTGGCGGCGATCCGGCGCTGTTCCGCAATGCCTCGCTGCCTTTCGGCCCCGGCGACAGCACCGCCGCGTAA
- the gcvA gene encoding transcriptional regulator GcvA, translating into MRRKLPPLNALKAFETAARVGSFAKAAQELLVTQTAVSHQVKILEQFLDCTLFQRLPNGLVLTPEAKTILPLVSQGFDLFEEAVWLLPKGKVAEADILVISALPSFTQEWLLPRLVQFRAAHPEIDVLVQTDYRMVDLAADTVDIAIRFGRGDFGEDLDVALLANETVTPVCSPALLQAEGDKPLERRDLAKFTLLHSSVRMVHEPWISWAPWLEEIKVKQKASAQGPKYSDPLLILRAASAGGGMALGRSMLIQDHLASGRLVKPFPDWEKPILSSYYVVSSKKKTKLDKVRIFREWVLEVARSEEHDRNFDRSFGRAFA; encoded by the coding sequence ATGCGCCGCAAACTTCCGCCGCTGAATGCACTGAAGGCATTCGAGACTGCCGCGCGCGTCGGCAGTTTCGCGAAAGCCGCGCAGGAATTGCTGGTGACGCAGACCGCCGTCAGCCATCAGGTGAAGATCCTGGAGCAGTTTCTCGATTGCACCCTGTTCCAGCGCCTGCCGAACGGCCTGGTGCTGACACCGGAAGCCAAGACCATCCTGCCGCTGGTATCGCAGGGCTTCGATCTATTCGAGGAAGCCGTGTGGCTGCTGCCGAAAGGCAAAGTGGCGGAAGCCGACATCCTGGTGATCAGTGCCCTGCCTTCCTTCACCCAGGAATGGCTGCTGCCGCGTCTGGTGCAGTTCCGTGCCGCGCATCCGGAAATCGACGTGCTGGTGCAGACCGATTACCGCATGGTGGATCTGGCCGCCGACACAGTGGATATCGCCATACGCTTCGGGCGCGGCGATTTCGGCGAGGATCTGGATGTCGCCCTGCTCGCCAATGAAACCGTGACGCCGGTCTGCAGCCCCGCCTTGCTGCAGGCAGAAGGCGACAAGCCGCTGGAACGCCGCGACCTGGCCAAATTCACCCTGCTGCATTCGTCGGTGCGCATGGTGCATGAACCATGGATTTCCTGGGCGCCGTGGCTCGAGGAAATCAAAGTGAAGCAGAAGGCCAGCGCCCAGGGGCCGAAATACAGTGATCCGCTGCTGATCCTGCGCGCCGCCAGCGCCGGCGGCGGCATGGCACTGGGCCGCTCCATGCTGATCCAGGATCACTTGGCCTCGGGCCGCCTGGTCAAGCCCTTCCCCGATTGGGAAAAACCGATCCTGTCGTCTTACTATGTTGTCTCAAGCAAGAAGAAGACAAAGCTCGACAAGGTGCGCATCTTCCGCGAATGGGTGCTGGAAGTGGCGCGTTCGGAAGAGCACGACCGCAACTTCGATCGCAGCTTCGGCCGTGCTTTCGCCTGA
- a CDS encoding molybdopterin cofactor-binding domain-containing protein, producing the protein MTQHFRHIGRRMPSLDAEAKATGQLAYTQDIVRPGMLHGLILRSPHAHARIVSIDLSAAAGMPGVHAVVCGRDYPGGQYINFGAVYADRYPLALDTVRYKGEDVAAVAAESLEQARAALQAIRITYEPLAPVFEPEAALAADAPLLHPQRNNLPANVAQHAEAVFGDLDAAFRDAAVVVSNTFSHGAVAPICMETNAVVAEYDAASGQMQIWTGSQAPFFARKEVAHVLGLPLQQVVIRASGIGGGFGGKSQSPEPVAVAALLSFKAGRPVRIVLDRREEFISGKTDHPKTMTVSTAVAADGSILGRRTQYYVDNGAYTMMGPAYISAVRQRTCNLYRVGAAGFDGKLVYTNKVPGGSYRGMGAPQIIWAIETQIDEIARKLGRDRLEYRLQIANRPGDTTPLGWKIGSCAMAECIAEAGRRIGWAEKSKNRKPWRGLGIAAMINPSVGVLYPEGNFANVSLELRPDGRILLGTQTADCGTAQNTVLAQFAAEAMDVDLGCFDVLHMDTENAPDDLGSAASRVTFVSGAAAIVAGKEMVAAIKARLAERWAAVSEDIDFRDGIAGLRGDNSRRMSLAEFAAAEAPLKVVGRHDIELPRADPKTGYGHYAPAYGFGALAVEVEVDPGTGAVTILKIVSVQDIGRVINPLALEGQVQGGILQGIGMALQEELVFDDGEPVNASLISYKVPRIFQTPNIEMAFIETGEPNGPFGAKAGGEHPINMTVAAIANAITDATGIQFTSLPITPQKILDALVRRDGAMPQTRPWMRPYNLEVATARALYPTVLFPGLKKLGAAIGRPVKQPRKSEFVPAREIGVALSLLAEAKGEAKLMAGGTDLQPGMRQGVYAPRLVIDISGITALRGVTEQGDALRIGAGTTLSAIIRDPLVRRHFPLLAEGLRQTATQQIRHVATLAGDLCQEKRCWFFRSAKQCYKHGGATCPCYAVLGDSRHHSIMGAGRCAAPCVADAAPMLVALGARAEALGPQGTRFIAMEEFYRWSGETALAADEMLVALHLPLAAAGLRQHFEKFAMWRGDFAEASVAVVADVAADGRVQSLRMAYGGVAPLPMRAKPVESRLLGQRMTEDAIRAAASHCADGALPLRENAAKVPLLQTLVARSLAAIATQATGH; encoded by the coding sequence ATGACACAGCATTTCCGCCATATCGGCCGGCGTATGCCGAGCCTGGATGCAGAAGCCAAGGCCACCGGCCAGCTTGCCTATACCCAGGATATCGTGCGGCCGGGCATGCTGCACGGACTGATCCTGCGCAGCCCGCATGCCCATGCCAGGATTGTCTCAATCGACCTGAGCGCAGCGGCAGGCATGCCCGGTGTGCATGCCGTGGTATGTGGCCGCGATTATCCTGGCGGGCAATACATCAATTTCGGCGCGGTCTATGCCGACCGCTATCCGCTCGCCCTGGATACCGTGCGCTACAAGGGCGAGGATGTGGCGGCGGTGGCGGCGGAAAGCCTGGAACAGGCTCGCGCGGCACTGCAAGCCATCCGCATCACCTATGAGCCCTTAGCCCCGGTTTTCGAACCGGAAGCGGCGCTGGCCGCCGATGCGCCGCTGCTGCATCCGCAGAGGAATAACCTGCCGGCCAATGTGGCGCAGCATGCCGAAGCGGTGTTCGGCGATCTCGATGCCGCTTTCCGCGATGCCGCCGTGGTGGTGAGCAATACATTCTCCCACGGTGCCGTGGCGCCGATCTGCATGGAAACCAATGCGGTTGTTGCCGAGTATGACGCGGCCAGCGGCCAGATGCAGATCTGGACCGGCAGCCAGGCGCCGTTCTTCGCCCGCAAGGAAGTAGCGCATGTGCTCGGCCTGCCGCTGCAGCAGGTGGTGATCCGTGCATCAGGAATCGGCGGCGGCTTCGGCGGCAAGTCGCAATCGCCCGAGCCGGTGGCGGTGGCGGCTTTGCTCTCGTTCAAGGCCGGCAGGCCAGTACGGATCGTGCTCGACCGCCGCGAGGAATTCATCAGCGGCAAGACCGATCATCCGAAGACAATGACGGTATCCACCGCCGTTGCCGCCGATGGCAGCATCCTGGGCCGTCGCACACAGTATTATGTCGATAACGGCGCCTATACCATGATGGGCCCGGCTTATATCTCGGCGGTGCGCCAGCGCACCTGCAATCTCTACCGGGTCGGCGCTGCCGGCTTCGATGGCAAGCTGGTCTATACCAACAAGGTGCCAGGCGGTTCCTATCGCGGCATGGGGGCGCCGCAGATCATCTGGGCCATCGAGACCCAGATCGACGAGATTGCCCGCAAGCTTGGCCGCGACCGCCTGGAATACCGCCTGCAGATCGCCAACCGGCCAGGCGACACCACGCCGCTGGGCTGGAAAATCGGCAGTTGCGCCATGGCTGAATGCATCGCGGAAGCCGGCCGCCGCATCGGCTGGGCGGAAAAGAGCAAGAATCGCAAGCCGTGGCGCGGCCTCGGTATCGCGGCGATGATCAATCCCAGCGTCGGCGTGCTCTATCCGGAGGGTAATTTCGCCAATGTGTCGCTGGAACTGCGCCCCGATGGCCGCATCCTGCTTGGCACCCAGACCGCCGATTGCGGCACGGCGCAGAATACCGTGCTGGCGCAATTCGCCGCCGAGGCGATGGATGTCGACCTCGGCTGCTTTGATGTGCTGCACATGGATACCGAGAACGCGCCCGACGATCTCGGCAGCGCCGCCTCGCGCGTCACTTTCGTCAGCGGTGCCGCCGCCATCGTTGCCGGCAAGGAAATGGTGGCGGCAATCAAGGCGCGGCTGGCCGAACGCTGGGCTGCCGTGTCGGAGGATATCGATTTCCGCGATGGCATTGCCGGCCTGCGCGGCGACAATTCCCGCCGCATGAGCCTGGCCGAATTCGCCGCTGCGGAAGCGCCACTGAAAGTGGTGGGCCGCCACGATATCGAACTGCCGCGCGCCGATCCCAAGACCGGCTACGGCCATTATGCCCCGGCCTATGGTTTCGGTGCGCTCGCAGTCGAAGTGGAGGTCGATCCCGGCACGGGTGCGGTGACGATCCTCAAGATCGTGTCGGTGCAGGATATCGGCCGGGTGATCAACCCGCTGGCGCTGGAAGGCCAGGTGCAGGGCGGGATCCTGCAGGGCATCGGCATGGCCTTGCAGGAAGAGTTGGTTTTCGACGACGGCGAACCGGTGAATGCGTCGCTGATCAGCTACAAGGTGCCGCGCATCTTCCAGACGCCGAATATCGAGATGGCCTTCATCGAGACCGGGGAGCCGAATGGCCCCTTCGGCGCCAAGGCCGGCGGCGAGCATCCGATCAACATGACCGTGGCGGCAATTGCCAATGCCATTACGGACGCCACCGGCATACAGTTCACCAGCCTGCCGATTACACCGCAGAAGATCCTGGATGCCCTGGTGCGCCGCGACGGCGCGATGCCGCAGACCCGGCCCTGGATGCGGCCCTATAACCTGGAAGTCGCCACCGCCCGCGCGCTTTATCCCACGGTGCTGTTTCCCGGCCTCAAGAAACTCGGTGCCGCAATCGGCCGTCCGGTGAAGCAGCCGCGCAAAAGCGAGTTCGTGCCGGCGCGCGAAATCGGCGTGGCGCTGTCACTGCTGGCGGAGGCCAAGGGCGAGGCCAAGCTGATGGCCGGCGGCACCGATCTGCAGCCTGGCATGCGCCAGGGCGTCTATGCGCCGCGCCTGGTGATCGATATCAGCGGCATCACGGCACTGCGTGGCGTGACCGAGCAAGGCGACGCCTTGCGTATCGGCGCCGGCACCACGCTGTCCGCGATCATCCGTGATCCGCTGGTGCGGCGGCATTTCCCGCTGCTGGCGGAAGGCCTGCGCCAGACCGCGACGCAGCAGATCCGCCATGTCGCCACGCTGGCCGGCGATCTCTGCCAGGAGAAGCGCTGCTGGTTCTTCCGCTCGGCCAAGCAATGCTACAAGCATGGCGGCGCCACCTGCCCCTGCTATGCCGTGCTGGGCGACAGCCGGCATCATTCCATCATGGGCGCGGGCCGCTGTGCCGCGCCCTGCGTTGCCGATGCAGCACCTATGCTGGTGGCGCTGGGGGCGCGCGCCGAGGCGCTGGGGCCGCAGGGCACGCGCTTCATTGCCATGGAAGAGTTTTACCGCTGGTCCGGCGAAACCGCGCTGGCTGCCGATGAGATGCTGGTGGCGCTGCATCTGCCGCTGGCCGCAGCCGGGCTGCGCCAGCATTTCGAGAAATTCGCCATGTGGCGCGGCGATTTCGCCGAAGCCAGCGTGGCAGTAGTGGCAGATGTCGCGGCTGATGGCAGGGTGCAAAGCCTGCGCATGGCTTATGGCGGCGTGGCGCCGCTGCCGATGCGCGCCAAGCCGGTCGAAAGCCGCCTGCTTGGCCAACGCATGACGGAGGATGCCATTCGGGCCGCTGCCAGCCATTGCGCCGATGGCGCGCTGCCCTTGCGCGAGAATGCGGCCAAGGTGCCGCTCTTGCAAACACTTGTCGCCCGCAGCCTGGCCGCCATCGCGACCCAGGCAACCGGGCATTGA
- a CDS encoding RidA family protein, whose translation MTVKAINPESMGGAPAAYTNGMLDVGGSETLYISGQIGIDAKGVCSPDFSTQTRQVWSNIEAILADAGMTLNNIVKTTIFLVDRADYPAFVDIRKDVLKGHKPASTLVYVSGLVKPEWKVEIEAIAVK comes from the coding sequence ATGACTGTCAAGGCGATCAATCCGGAATCCATGGGCGGCGCCCCGGCGGCCTACACCAACGGCATGCTCGATGTCGGCGGCAGCGAAACGCTCTACATCTCCGGCCAGATCGGCATTGATGCCAAGGGCGTCTGCTCGCCGGATTTCAGCACCCAGACCCGTCAGGTCTGGAGCAATATCGAAGCCATCCTGGCCGATGCCGGCATGACGCTGAACAACATCGTCAAGACCACCATCTTCCTGGTCGACCGCGCCGACTATCCGGCCTTCGTCGATATCCGCAAGGACGTGCTGAAGGGCCACAAGCCGGCCTCCACGCTGGTCTATGTCTCCGGCCTGGTGAAGCCGGAATGGAAGGTCGAGATCGAAGCGATCGCGGTGAAGTAA
- a CDS encoding ABC transporter substrate-binding protein, whose translation MMQSKSFRKLGVMAVGAAAMVSTALSDAAAQAKDKFVYGVPSAISSAIANFVFAKELGYFDQENIDMQMVPLAGSAVIIPQLLSNQIQAAGASLEPLVIARQPGKANFPLKFVYNYLRNSVWEFAVTANSPVKTVADLRGKTIGIVSLGSGNVYTTRAILAAAGVPWDQVKVLAVGFGVQAFEALRSDQIQMLNLWESAHASLEVAGTPLRRLEYPAQFQGVSSHGFEVTDALLKDNPGLIARFGRAASKGSVACIANYEGCLKAFWKHYPEQKPKVGTEEEILRKELAIMVPRMQNIGYFAPGQPKRWGEYAERDWTVLIAALKAGGEVTDENIPLSSLYTNALVPEYNKFDSAAVEAQAKAWK comes from the coding sequence ATGATGCAGTCGAAGTCGTTCCGCAAACTGGGTGTGATGGCCGTTGGTGCCGCCGCCATGGTATCTACCGCGCTTTCCGATGCGGCTGCCCAGGCCAAGGACAAGTTCGTCTATGGCGTGCCTTCGGCGATCAGCTCGGCTATCGCGAACTTCGTGTTTGCCAAGGAACTGGGCTATTTCGACCAGGAAAACATCGATATGCAGATGGTGCCGCTGGCCGGTTCGGCGGTGATCATCCCGCAGCTGCTGAGCAACCAGATCCAGGCTGCCGGTGCCAGCCTTGAGCCGCTGGTGATCGCACGCCAGCCGGGCAAGGCGAATTTCCCGCTCAAGTTCGTCTACAATTACCTGCGCAATTCGGTGTGGGAATTCGCCGTCACCGCCAACAGCCCGGTGAAGACCGTGGCCGACCTGCGGGGCAAGACCATCGGCATCGTCTCGCTCGGCTCGGGCAATGTCTACACCACCCGCGCCATCCTGGCGGCCGCCGGCGTGCCGTGGGATCAGGTGAAGGTGCTGGCGGTCGGCTTCGGTGTGCAGGCCTTCGAGGCGCTGCGCTCCGACCAGATCCAGATGTTGAACCTGTGGGAAAGCGCGCATGCCTCGCTGGAAGTGGCAGGTACGCCGCTGCGCCGCCTGGAATACCCGGCGCAGTTCCAGGGCGTTTCCAGCCATGGCTTCGAGGTGACGGATGCGCTGCTGAAGGATAATCCGGGCCTGATCGCCCGTTTCGGCCGCGCCGCCTCCAAGGGCTCGGTGGCCTGTATCGCCAATTACGAAGGTTGCCTCAAGGCCTTCTGGAAGCATTATCCGGAGCAGAAGCCGAAGGTGGGCACGGAAGAAGAGATCCTGCGCAAGGAACTCGCGATCATGGTGCCGCGCATGCAGAATATCGGCTATTTCGCGCCGGGCCAGCCAAAGCGCTGGGGTGAATATGCCGAACGCGACTGGACTGTGCTGATCGCGGCGCTGAAGGCCGGCGGCGAAGTGACGGATGAGAATATCCCGCTCTCCTCGCTCTACACGAACGCGCTGGTGCCGGAATACAACAAGTTCGACTCTGCGGCAGTCGAAGCCCAAGCGAAGGCGTGGAAGTGA
- the gloA gene encoding lactoylglutathione lyase, protein MDYNTEEAEVVEVPYRLAQRPVRILHTMLRVKNLQKSLEFYIGALGMRLLRRQDYPSGRFTLAFIGYGDESGNTVLELTHNWDNADGYEIGTAYGHIAIAVRDIYATCAELADFGVKITRAPGPMKFSPTVIAFIEDPDGYKIELIQRD, encoded by the coding sequence ATGGATTACAATACGGAAGAAGCGGAAGTGGTGGAGGTGCCGTACCGGCTGGCGCAACGGCCGGTGCGTATCCTGCACACCATGCTGCGGGTGAAGAACCTGCAGAAGTCGCTGGAATTCTACATCGGGGCGCTCGGCATGCGCCTGCTGCGCCGCCAGGATTATCCCTCCGGGCGATTCACCCTGGCCTTCATCGGCTATGGCGATGAAAGTGGCAACACGGTGCTGGAATTGACCCATAACTGGGACAATGCCGATGGCTACGAGATCGGCACCGCCTATGGCCATATCGCCATAGCGGTGCGCGATATCTATGCCACCTGCGCCGAGCTGGCGGATTTCGGGGTGAAGATCACCCGTGCCCCCGGCCCGATGAAGTTCAGCCCCACGGTGATCGCTTTCATCGAGGATCCGGATGGCTACAAGATCGAGCTGATCCAGCGCGACTAG